A genome region from Paramisgurnus dabryanus chromosome 12, PD_genome_1.1, whole genome shotgun sequence includes the following:
- the taf1a gene encoding TATA box-binding protein-associated factor RNA polymerase I subunit A, whose amino-acid sequence MDDIEAELNIPAVDSPEDETTHQMLIKKKVKRYKRSQYEGPPRESGFHKSTRQCLKIISDAMLRHNWQEAAEYFTSYIQTLEDTTVGRPVTSLPREVIWRLGTEILHNLPNANNEDFNAVYNQMKNSGVKNYAKICLEHGFHLMLNGQWDEAKRQLSVADGWRYGKQETSQSLDMKLIRAYCGFLDYFIWCDKKSTTSETEDVNSAQEMHSCFRQASVTLQEIIGQPGIWDPFVLSYVAMLEFYNDEEGALKVLQNYAYNKDFPSNPNAHVYLYQFLKRHKAPKSKLIASLRILHSLLPSHQLMLKLCSLLNQTNELKNLQEAFQVCMDLLEFSSWKSDRKAWKCLLEIMQKHKTIHCLYLIRKEWAIRKSLWLAMHFRPYIGKAESERDVKLLQIKAKVLRLTGESNRDYFKSARLSREPKEDNTTNTEDNIDGTDL is encoded by the exons ATGGATGATATAGAGGCTGAATTGAATATTCCGGCAGTGGACTCGCCAGAGGATGAAACGacacatcagatgctaataaaaaaaaaagttaaacgcTACAAACGGTCACAATACGAGG GTCCACCCAGAGAGTCTGGTTTTCATAAATCCACCAGACAGTGTCTGAAAATCATCAGCGATGCGATGCTGCGTCATAACTGGCAGGAGGCTGCAGAATATTTCACATCTTACATCCAAACACTGGAGGACACCACTGTTGGTAGACCTGTGACATCGCTGCCACGTGAA GTCATTTGGAGACTAGGAACAGAAATCCTACATAATCTCCCTAATGCCAATAATGAAGATTTCAATGCTGTATATAACCAAATGAAAAACTCTGGGGTCAAAAACTATGCTAAG ATTTGCTTGGAACACGGTTTTCATCTCATGCTGAACGGACAGTGGGATGAAGCTAAGCGTCAGCTGTCCGTCGCCGATGGCTGGAGGTACGGCAAGCAGGAGACCAGTCAGTCTCTGGATATGAAACTCATCCGTGCCTACTGTGGCTTTCTAGATTACTTCATCTGGTGTGATAAGAAGTCCACCACATCAGAAACAG AGGATGTCAACAGTGCTCAAGAGATGCACAGCTGCTTCAGACAAGCTTCAGTGACTCTACAGGAGATTATAGGACAGCCGGGAATCTGGGATCCTTTTGTGTTGAGTTACGTTGCT ATGCTGGAGTTTTACAACGATGAGGAAGGAGCGCTGAAGGTTCTGCAGAATTACGCTTACAACAAGGACTTCCCATCAAACCCCAATGCTCATGTCTACCTGTACCAGTTCCTCAAGAGACACAAAGCCCCAAAATCCAAACTCATCGCTTCATTGAGG ATTTTGCACTCTTTGTTGCCGAGTCACCAGCTGATGTTGAAGTTATGCTCTCTGCTAAATCAAACCA ACGAACTGAAGAATCTACAAGAGGCATTTCAAGTCTGTATGGACCTTCTTGAGTTTTCCAGCTGGAAATCTGACAGGAAGGCTTGGAAATGTCTTCTGGAAATCATGCAGAAACATAAGACAAT ACATTGCTTGTATCTTATAAGGAAGGAATGGGCCATCAGAAAATCATTGTGGCTAGCCATGCACTTCAGACCGTACATCGGCAAGGCAGAGTCAGAGAGAGATGTGAAACTTTTGCAAATCAAGGCAAAAGTTTTAAGGCTTACGGGTGAATCAA ATAGAGATTACTTTAAAAGTGCTCGACTATCAAGGGAACCGAAAGAAGACAATACAACAAACACTGAAGACAACATTGATGGGActgatttataa